From a single Chitinophaga sp. Cy-1792 genomic region:
- a CDS encoding DHA2 family efflux MFS transporter permease subunit, protein MQQQSLVEYGPRRVIITITAVVCALLEIIDTTIVNVALPDMRGSLGATLNEVSWVITAYSLANVIVVPMTSWLSQQFGRRNYFAASVILFTVCSFLCGNATNIWELVVFRFLQGLGGGALLVTSQTIITESWPTEKRATAQAIYTLGVIVGPTLGPPLGGFIIDNYSWPYIFYINIPVGIVATLLTLQYVRSPKYDEKRSASEVDWLGIALLAIGIGSMQFVLEKGQEEDWFSSSLIVILSVVAVFGIFFFIWRQWTYKYPVVELRVLRNGNLRIGVMLSFIMGFGLFGSTFIIPLYTQSLLGWTAQQSGMLQLPSTIFVAVMMPVVAILIQKGVPQKYLIAIGMSVFFIYSFLSYKVIGPDTSGADFFWVLIIRGFGLGLLSVPVSTMSLSTLKGKEIGQGAAFSGMMRQLGGAFGVALISTFVTRQTDYHRSTLVDHLDVNNPDVMNRIAQTAASMHAKGADIATAQQKAYALMDAGVMKQATILSYMDVFLWVGIMFLVCVPFVLLFIKTSKNKVSMAEAAH, encoded by the coding sequence ATGCAACAGCAATCGCTTGTAGAGTACGGTCCGCGCAGAGTGATTATCACCATCACCGCTGTCGTTTGTGCCTTATTAGAGATCATAGATACCACCATTGTAAACGTGGCGCTGCCGGATATGAGAGGTAGCCTGGGCGCTACCCTCAACGAAGTAAGCTGGGTGATCACGGCATACTCCCTTGCCAACGTAATCGTAGTACCGATGACCAGCTGGTTATCGCAGCAATTTGGCCGCCGCAACTACTTTGCGGCCTCTGTCATCCTCTTTACCGTATGTTCTTTCCTCTGTGGTAATGCCACCAATATCTGGGAGCTGGTTGTTTTCCGCTTCCTGCAAGGACTGGGAGGAGGGGCGTTACTGGTAACGTCACAAACCATCATCACCGAAAGCTGGCCAACAGAAAAGCGTGCCACCGCACAGGCGATCTATACCCTCGGGGTAATCGTAGGCCCTACGCTGGGCCCGCCACTGGGTGGGTTTATTATCGATAACTACTCCTGGCCATATATCTTCTATATCAATATTCCTGTAGGTATTGTTGCTACACTGCTGACCTTGCAGTATGTACGCAGTCCTAAATACGATGAAAAGCGCAGCGCCAGCGAGGTAGACTGGCTGGGAATCGCACTGCTGGCCATCGGTATTGGTTCCATGCAGTTTGTATTGGAAAAAGGGCAGGAAGAAGACTGGTTTAGCAGTTCCCTGATCGTGATATTGAGTGTAGTAGCGGTTTTCGGGATATTCTTCTTTATATGGCGGCAATGGACTTACAAATACCCTGTGGTAGAATTACGCGTACTGCGCAACGGGAACCTTCGTATTGGGGTGATGTTGTCCTTTATCATGGGCTTCGGGTTGTTTGGTTCCACCTTCATTATTCCACTGTATACACAGTCGCTACTCGGCTGGACCGCTCAGCAATCCGGTATGCTGCAACTGCCCAGCACCATTTTTGTGGCGGTCATGATGCCGGTGGTAGCCATTCTGATCCAGAAAGGCGTACCGCAGAAGTACCTCATCGCCATTGGTATGAGCGTGTTCTTTATTTATAGCTTCCTTTCCTATAAGGTCATCGGTCCTGATACCAGCGGGGCAGATTTCTTCTGGGTACTGATCATCCGTGGTTTCGGTCTTGGATTGTTGTCTGTACCGGTTAGTACCATGTCGCTGTCTACCTTGAAAGGGAAGGAGATAGGCCAGGGTGCTGCCTTTTCAGGGATGATGCGCCAGCTGGGAGGTGCCTTCGGGGTGGCATTGATATCTACCTTCGTTACCCGACAGACGGATTACCACCGCAGTACACTGGTAGACCACCTGGACGTGAATAATCCGGATGTGATGAACAGGATCGCACAAACTGCTGCGAGTATGCATGCAAAGGGTGCGGATATCGCTACGGCACAACAGAAGGCATACGCCCTGATGGATGCCGGTGTCATGAAACAGGCTACTATCCTGTCTTACATGGACGTATTCCTCTGGGTAGGTATTATGTTCCTGGTATGTGTTCCTTTTGTGCTGTTATTTATTAAGACATCTAAAAATAAAGTAAGTATGGCAGAAGCAGCACACTAA
- a CDS encoding MarR family winged helix-turn-helix transcriptional regulator, producing MKPDKNIAELARELAFEMADLRFKLRRVLQVKIKENNWEISFEVLEILGVLYRKDGMNQQEIADELVKDKSSITYLIDNAEKKELVERTEDQNDRRNKLIFLTEKGRSLILKLNPWAVDIYEKATQHLAYEEVHQALTVARKMNENLKK from the coding sequence ATGAAACCTGATAAAAATATAGCAGAACTGGCCCGTGAGCTGGCGTTTGAAATGGCAGATCTGCGTTTCAAACTCCGCCGCGTACTACAGGTGAAAATCAAGGAAAATAACTGGGAGATCAGCTTTGAAGTACTGGAGATCCTGGGTGTACTGTACCGCAAAGATGGCATGAACCAACAGGAGATAGCAGATGAGCTGGTAAAGGATAAATCCAGCATCACCTATCTCATCGACAATGCAGAGAAAAAAGAATTGGTAGAAAGAACCGAAGACCAGAACGACAGACGGAACAAACTTATTTTTCTTACAGAAAAAGGTAGAAGTCTGATACTGAAACTAAATCCCTGGGCGGTAGACATTTATGAAAAAGCCACACAGCACCTTGCTTACGAAGAAGTACACCAGGCGCTGACTGTAGCCCGTAAAATGAACGAAAATCTGAAAAAATAG
- a CDS encoding NAD(P)H-binding protein, whose protein sequence is MIAITGANGQLGQATIQQLVKLVNPSGIIAIVRDAAKIDAGSGIRVRVADYDDYTSLVIAFQGVDTLLQISSAAYGDAATIQEGNVVKAAVEAGVKRIVYTSTLRPAAEAAFMAGKTCWLTEAAIKNSGMDYVIFRNSMYLETIPLFIGEAMATAQIRYPGGNGAISFVGRNDIGAALAKVLSHPHIKNEVYEITGDKAWSFADIARILGEERQVTGTYDSITDASFRDELTGYGMPPEAVDFYSSMADSIRGQEFSHTDARWQQLLDRPTIDLRAFLSEI, encoded by the coding sequence ATGATCGCAATTACCGGCGCAAACGGCCAGCTTGGCCAGGCCACCATCCAGCAACTTGTTAAATTAGTAAACCCTTCCGGTATCATCGCCATCGTGCGCGATGCAGCCAAAATCGATGCCGGTAGCGGTATCCGGGTGAGGGTTGCCGATTACGACGACTATACCTCCCTTGTGATAGCATTTCAGGGAGTAGATACCCTGCTACAGATCTCCAGCGCCGCCTACGGTGATGCTGCCACCATCCAGGAGGGCAATGTGGTGAAAGCTGCGGTGGAAGCAGGCGTTAAGCGGATCGTATATACGAGTACCCTGCGCCCGGCTGCTGAAGCAGCTTTCATGGCAGGGAAAACCTGCTGGCTCACCGAAGCTGCCATTAAGAATAGCGGCATGGATTATGTCATTTTCCGCAACAGCATGTACCTGGAAACCATTCCGCTGTTCATAGGAGAGGCGATGGCTACCGCCCAGATCCGCTATCCTGGCGGCAACGGCGCCATCAGTTTTGTTGGCCGTAATGATATCGGAGCAGCCCTGGCGAAAGTGCTCAGCCATCCGCATATTAAAAATGAAGTATATGAAATTACCGGCGACAAAGCCTGGTCTTTTGCAGATATTGCCCGTATACTGGGAGAAGAAAGGCAGGTAACCGGTACTTACGACAGTATCACTGACGCCAGTTTCAGGGACGAACTCACCGGTTATGGTATGCCGCCGGAAGCAGTGGATTTCTACAGCAGCATGGCCGACAGTATCCGCGGCCAGGAATTTAGCCATACGGATGCACGATGGCAGCAACTGCTGGACCGACCTACCATTGATCTGCGTGCATTCCTTAGCGAAATATAA
- a CDS encoding porin family protein, with translation MSKKLLLAFLLATSAGYKANAQFHIGAKADANFFKVTGEGIKPAFTPGIELGVYGTWKISELFSLQPELLYTQNTATKDGDFSAKYINNNNPDGSRHIKLNYFSIPLLLRYNITPRFTIDAGPEFSYLFYSNESLLMYGKDAFKRPNAAVVGGVSYKVSKVTFFGRYVQGLTDINDIDDRYDWKTQQLQVGLSVEIK, from the coding sequence ATGAGTAAAAAGTTACTATTAGCCTTTTTACTGGCAACAAGTGCCGGCTATAAGGCGAATGCGCAGTTTCATATCGGTGCCAAAGCGGATGCGAACTTCTTTAAAGTTACCGGCGAAGGTATTAAGCCTGCCTTCACTCCCGGGATAGAGCTGGGAGTATACGGGACATGGAAGATCTCCGAACTCTTCAGTCTGCAGCCTGAATTGCTCTATACGCAGAATACTGCTACCAAAGATGGCGACTTCTCAGCCAAATATATAAATAACAATAATCCTGATGGTAGCCGGCATATCAAGCTGAACTACTTCAGTATCCCGCTTTTATTAAGATATAATATTACTCCACGATTTACCATCGATGCAGGTCCGGAGTTCAGCTACCTTTTCTACAGCAACGAAAGCCTGCTGATGTATGGAAAAGATGCCTTCAAACGTCCTAATGCGGCAGTTGTTGGTGGCGTGAGCTATAAAGTGAGTAAAGTAACTTTCTTCGGCAGATATGTGCAGGGCCTGACAGACATCAATGATATCGACGACAGGTACGATTGGAAAACGCAGCAGCTGCAGGTGGGGTTAAGTGTGGAGATTAAATAA
- a CDS encoding NAD(P)-dependent oxidoreductase: MIAFLGMGLLGSNFVKALLKKGETVQVWNRTASKAKALEADGAKAFESVADAVRGADRVHIVVKDDAAVEEVLAAALPGLQPGAIIIDHTTTSAEGAIARTNAWKDKGFTYLHAPVFMGPANALDSTGYMLLSGDQALITKMEPVLAPMTGKVLNLGPVDGRAASLKLIGNLFLVTFTAGLVDTFALAKSLDVPVTDVANLFSQWNPAGALPLRIQRVTGGDYSKPSWELNMARKDTQLFMNATEKAGNELHIIPAIAALMDAYIAKGHGNEDWTVIGSDTVK, translated from the coding sequence ATGATAGCATTCTTAGGTATGGGCCTGCTTGGCTCTAATTTCGTGAAGGCATTACTGAAGAAAGGTGAAACGGTACAGGTTTGGAACAGGACGGCGTCAAAGGCCAAAGCACTGGAGGCTGACGGAGCGAAGGCATTCGAATCAGTTGCAGATGCGGTTCGCGGGGCAGACAGGGTGCATATCGTAGTTAAAGACGATGCCGCCGTTGAAGAAGTACTGGCAGCTGCATTACCTGGTTTACAACCCGGTGCCATCATCATCGACCATACCACCACTTCTGCCGAAGGCGCTATTGCCAGAACAAATGCCTGGAAAGATAAAGGTTTTACCTACCTCCATGCACCTGTATTCATGGGCCCTGCCAATGCGCTGGACAGCACCGGCTATATGCTGCTTTCCGGTGATCAGGCCCTGATCACCAAAATGGAGCCTGTACTGGCGCCTATGACAGGCAAAGTGCTGAACCTCGGCCCTGTAGATGGTCGCGCGGCCAGCCTCAAACTGATTGGTAACCTCTTCCTGGTAACCTTTACCGCCGGACTCGTAGATACCTTCGCTCTGGCCAAATCCCTCGATGTTCCTGTAACGGATGTGGCTAACCTCTTTTCGCAGTGGAACCCTGCCGGTGCGTTGCCGCTACGTATCCAGCGTGTTACCGGTGGCGACTACAGCAAACCTTCCTGGGAACTCAACATGGCAAGAAAAGATACCCAGCTGTTCATGAATGCCACTGAAAAAGCAGGTAATGAACTGCATATCATCCCTGCCATCGCAGCCCTGATGGATGCCTATATCGCCAAAGGCCATGGCAACGAAGACTGGACCGTAATCGGCAGCGATACTGTTAAATAA
- a CDS encoding Na+/H+ antiporter: MLASFIQLILLLFIILTLIMLAGRLKIAYPIVLCIGGLLLSTVHVLPAIQINPELILLIFMPPLLYEAAWYTSWKDFWRWRRMIISFAFLIVIVTSCLVAVVSVAIIPGFTLALGFLLGGIVSPPDAVSATTVLKYVKVPKAISAILEGESLMNDASSLIIFRFALVAVTTGQFVFLQAAGSFVLVIVMGIVVGLAVAVVYYIVHRWMPTTTQMDIVLTFTAPYVMYIIAEQLHGSGVLAVVTGGLFLSSRQHLFLSNRSRIAGADVWATVTYMLNGLVFVMIGLELPVIIKGLGKTNIFHAITYGLIISFALIVGRILCTLGTSIFTTFISNFITTAQRHPGWKGPLIIGWAGMRGVVSLAAALSIPVYVSKGVFFPERNLILFITFMVILVTLVLQGLTLPLIVRWLKMEDFDHALPLEEQEVKVRKQLLQRSMKFLDEQHAELQQSNRAVRQMREELEELHLLTSKPAATATEREQYLRVSLQLLEFQREVLHELNKDYATNHEVIRKFYELLDVEEEKLRLQFRM; the protein is encoded by the coding sequence ATGCTGGCATCTTTTATTCAGCTTATACTGCTGCTGTTTATCATCCTTACGCTGATCATGCTTGCAGGGCGACTGAAAATTGCTTACCCTATTGTTTTGTGTATAGGTGGATTGTTACTCAGCACGGTACATGTGCTTCCCGCCATCCAGATCAACCCTGAACTGATACTGCTCATATTTATGCCGCCATTGCTATACGAAGCTGCCTGGTATACTTCCTGGAAAGACTTCTGGCGATGGCGGCGTATGATTATCAGTTTCGCCTTCCTTATCGTTATCGTTACCTCCTGCCTGGTAGCAGTGGTGTCGGTGGCCATCATACCCGGATTTACACTGGCACTGGGTTTCCTGTTAGGAGGAATCGTTTCTCCCCCTGATGCCGTTTCTGCTACTACTGTTCTCAAATATGTAAAAGTTCCCAAAGCCATCAGCGCTATCCTCGAAGGAGAGAGTCTGATGAACGACGCCAGCAGCCTTATCATTTTCCGCTTTGCACTGGTAGCCGTTACTACCGGACAGTTCGTATTCCTGCAGGCCGCAGGCAGCTTCGTGCTGGTGATCGTAATGGGTATCGTGGTAGGACTCGCCGTCGCTGTCGTCTATTATATAGTGCACCGCTGGATGCCTACCACTACGCAAATGGATATTGTATTGACTTTCACCGCACCATACGTGATGTATATTATTGCAGAACAACTGCATGGGAGTGGTGTTCTGGCGGTGGTTACCGGCGGACTTTTCCTTTCCAGCCGCCAACATCTTTTCCTGTCTAACAGAAGTCGTATAGCCGGTGCAGATGTATGGGCAACGGTCACGTATATGCTGAATGGGCTTGTGTTTGTAATGATAGGGCTGGAGCTCCCCGTTATTATTAAAGGCCTGGGCAAAACGAATATCTTTCATGCCATCACCTACGGCCTGATTATCTCTTTCGCCCTTATTGTAGGACGTATCCTATGTACGCTGGGCACCAGCATTTTTACCACTTTCATCAGCAATTTTATTACTACCGCGCAGCGTCATCCCGGCTGGAAAGGGCCGCTGATCATAGGTTGGGCAGGTATGAGAGGGGTGGTGTCGCTGGCGGCGGCATTGTCTATCCCGGTGTATGTCAGCAAGGGCGTGTTTTTTCCGGAGCGTAACCTCATACTCTTTATCACCTTTATGGTAATACTGGTCACGCTGGTGTTACAGGGACTAACACTGCCGTTGATTGTCCGCTGGCTGAAGATGGAGGATTTCGACCATGCCCTGCCGTTAGAAGAGCAGGAAGTGAAAGTCCGCAAGCAACTGCTGCAACGTAGTATGAAGTTTCTTGATGAGCAGCATGCGGAATTACAACAGTCTAACCGCGCAGTCAGGCAAATGCGGGAAGAGCTGGAAGAACTGCACCTGCTCACCAGCAAGCCCGCTGCTACAGCCACTGAGCGGGAACAGTACCTGAGAGTGTCCCTGCAACTGCTGGAATTTCAGCGAGAGGTATTACATGAGCTGAATAAAGATTACGCAACAAATCATGAAGTCATCCGCAAATTTTATGAGTTGCTGGATGTAGAAGAAGAAAAGCTGCGCCTGCAATTCCGTATGTGA
- a CDS encoding alpha-L-rhamnosidase, with the protein MRHRLIILWLIALLSPAATRAQLQVKDLRCEYLSNPIGIDQPHPRLTWSLPAPFPATSGELKVFAHDTLIWTAPLTDSTSRLVRYEGPDLQPFTRYKWTITYTDTHRDKHIGTAFFETGMMAPSNWKGNWISDSHDKNFPPAPYFRKVVPLRKPVKKATVYIAAAGLYELSVNGEKVDSTACLEPLYTRFDRRNLYVSYDVTSLGKGNRMAIGVILGNGWYNMQSTAVWNFDKASWRNRPAFLLNLRVEYKDGTIETFATGPDWKTATGEISFNSIYTGEHQDRRRYQKGWDLPSFNDSQWQPAIVRESPAPLLVSQAAAPVRRIETLPAKTMRQLSDTCWVFDLGRNIAGISQLTADGPAGTVIRLKHSEQLNASGHADQSNIDVHYRPVGDGDPFQTDIYILDGKGPHTFSPLFNYKGFQYVEVTASRPLKLSATSLSGIVLHSAVPKAGQLTTSNPLMNKIWEATNSSYLANLFGYPTDCPQREKNGWTGDAHINVETGLYNFDGITIYEKWLADHRDEQQPDGTLPSIIPTAGWGYEWGNGPDWTSTIAIIPWNLYLFYGDTTALADNYNAIKKYVDLLTHKSPEGICNWGLGDWVPVKSVTPMPFTSTVYYYTDVRILAKTAKILGKTADYQHYSHLADFIKNAFNEKYLNKQTGIYDTGLQTEQAVPLYWGLTPDSLKTKVAAALATRVQADSLQPDVGLLGSKAILSALSDNGYGNIAWQLASRETYPGWGWWIKNGATTLFENWKTDAQSDISRNHIMFGEISAWMYKALLGIRPVEDQPGFRQVYIAPVFPAGLDSVNGYHHTPYGDIAVAWRRTGNDIAMELQLPPGSNGTLQLYHQPQEITINHQPVKLSADNRYQNITGKVVIYLKNK; encoded by the coding sequence ATGCGTCATCGTCTCATAATTCTATGGCTGATTGCACTGTTGTCGCCGGCAGCCACCAGGGCCCAATTACAGGTAAAAGATCTCCGCTGTGAATATCTTTCCAATCCCATCGGGATCGACCAGCCGCATCCCCGGCTTACCTGGTCCCTGCCTGCCCCCTTTCCGGCAACATCCGGGGAACTAAAGGTTTTTGCGCATGATACGCTTATCTGGACAGCCCCCCTTACCGACAGCACCTCCAGGCTGGTACGATATGAGGGCCCCGATCTACAACCTTTTACCAGGTATAAATGGACCATAACGTATACAGATACCCACCGGGATAAACATATAGGCACGGCCTTCTTTGAAACCGGCATGATGGCGCCTTCCAACTGGAAAGGAAACTGGATCAGCGACAGCCACGATAAAAACTTCCCCCCTGCTCCCTATTTCCGCAAAGTGGTCCCACTCAGGAAACCGGTCAAAAAAGCAACTGTCTATATCGCTGCTGCAGGACTGTATGAACTGTCTGTAAATGGTGAAAAGGTGGATAGCACTGCCTGTCTCGAACCCCTGTACACCCGCTTCGACAGGCGAAATCTTTACGTCAGCTACGACGTAACCAGTCTTGGCAAGGGGAATCGTATGGCTATCGGCGTTATACTTGGCAATGGCTGGTATAATATGCAATCAACGGCCGTATGGAATTTTGATAAGGCCTCCTGGCGCAACCGGCCGGCCTTCCTGCTGAACCTCCGCGTTGAATACAAGGACGGCACCATTGAAACCTTCGCTACAGGGCCCGACTGGAAAACAGCTACAGGAGAAATCAGCTTCAATAGCATTTATACCGGTGAACACCAGGACAGGCGCCGCTACCAAAAAGGCTGGGACCTTCCCTCCTTTAACGACAGCCAATGGCAACCCGCCATTGTTCGTGAGTCACCTGCTCCCCTGCTGGTTTCACAGGCTGCGGCACCGGTACGCCGGATAGAAACCCTGCCAGCCAAAACTATGCGGCAACTCAGCGATACCTGCTGGGTCTTTGACCTGGGCCGCAATATAGCCGGTATCAGTCAGCTGACGGCAGATGGCCCCGCAGGTACGGTTATTCGCCTGAAACACAGCGAACAGCTTAATGCCAGCGGCCACGCTGATCAATCCAATATCGACGTACATTACCGCCCCGTTGGCGACGGCGATCCATTCCAGACAGATATCTATATCCTGGATGGCAAAGGGCCACATACCTTCTCGCCGCTATTTAATTACAAAGGCTTTCAGTATGTGGAAGTAACGGCCAGCCGGCCGCTGAAACTTTCGGCCACAAGCCTGAGCGGCATAGTGCTGCATAGCGCAGTTCCTAAAGCAGGCCAGCTCACCACTTCCAATCCACTGATGAACAAAATATGGGAAGCTACCAACAGCTCCTATCTCGCCAACCTCTTCGGCTATCCTACGGATTGCCCGCAGCGGGAAAAGAATGGCTGGACAGGCGACGCTCATATCAATGTTGAAACCGGTCTCTATAACTTTGATGGCATCACCATCTATGAAAAATGGCTGGCAGATCACAGAGATGAGCAACAGCCGGATGGAACACTCCCATCCATCATTCCTACCGCAGGCTGGGGATACGAATGGGGCAACGGCCCCGACTGGACCAGCACCATCGCCATTATCCCATGGAACCTCTATCTATTTTATGGAGATACGACCGCGCTGGCAGACAATTACAACGCCATCAAAAAATATGTAGACCTCCTCACCCATAAGAGTCCGGAAGGTATCTGCAACTGGGGACTCGGTGATTGGGTACCAGTGAAGTCCGTAACACCCATGCCTTTCACCAGCACTGTTTATTATTATACCGATGTCCGCATACTCGCAAAAACAGCGAAGATATTAGGCAAAACCGCCGACTATCAGCATTATAGCCATCTGGCCGACTTCATTAAAAATGCCTTCAATGAAAAATACCTGAACAAACAGACAGGCATATACGACACGGGGTTACAGACAGAACAGGCCGTGCCCTTATACTGGGGACTTACACCCGACAGTCTGAAAACAAAAGTGGCCGCAGCTCTGGCCACACGGGTACAGGCAGATAGTCTGCAACCAGATGTTGGCCTGTTAGGCAGCAAAGCCATACTTTCCGCGCTCAGCGACAACGGCTATGGCAACATCGCCTGGCAGCTGGCTTCCAGGGAAACTTACCCCGGATGGGGCTGGTGGATCAAAAATGGGGCTACTACCCTGTTTGAAAACTGGAAGACCGACGCCCAATCAGATATCTCCAGAAATCATATCATGTTTGGTGAAATCAGTGCCTGGATGTATAAAGCCTTATTAGGCATCAGGCCAGTGGAAGACCAGCCAGGATTCCGGCAGGTATATATTGCGCCTGTCTTTCCGGCCGGACTGGACAGTGTAAACGGTTACCATCATACCCCTTACGGCGATATTGCAGTGGCATGGCGCCGTACCGGAAATGATATAGCCATGGAATTACAGCTGCCTCCTGGCAGCAATGGTACACTACAACTTTATCATCAACCACAGGAAATAACTATCAATCATCAACCAGTAAAATTATCTGCAGATAATCGCTATCAAAACATAACAGGAAAGGTGGTCATCTACCTAAAAAATAAATAA